One Mauremys mutica isolate MM-2020 ecotype Southern unplaced genomic scaffold, ASM2049712v1 Super-Scaffold_339, whole genome shotgun sequence genomic region harbors:
- the LOC123361601 gene encoding trypsin-like gives MEIILFALLLSATAASQLEDDDKIIGGYECSPHSQPWQVYFTYGSGNRWCGGSLINEWWIVSAAHCYLRPSTLVAHLGEHDTSADEGTEQHIQVAKAIQFPQYHQYSSDNDIMLVKLAQPARFGAYVQPIPISKSCPVAGTKCLVSGWGNMLTSGVQYADVLQCLNVPILPDSACRAAYPGDITKNMFCAGYIEGGKDSCQGDSGGPVVYNGELMGVVSWGIGCAQKNYPGVYATVCNYVSWIEEVIANKLTCATVEYLSWQRGCVQTSHPALPAAWINVIETFSVKQGGCRDTRKPSREDPRCL, from the exons ATGGAGATCATCTTGTTCGCTCTTCTGCTGAGCGCCACAG CAGCCTCACAGCTGGAGGATGATGATAAGATAATAGGTGGCTATGAGTGCtcgccccactcccagccctggcaggtCTATTTCACCTATGGCTCTGGCAACCGCTGGTGTGGGGGGTCACTCATCAATGAGTGGTGGATCGTCTCAGCAGCTCATTGCTACTTAAG GCCCAGTACCCTGGTGGCTCATCTCGGGGAGCATGACACCAGTGCAGACGAGGGCACTGAGCAGCATATCCAGGTGGCCAAAGCCATCCAGTTCCCCCAGTACCACCAATACAGCTCGGATAATGACATCATGCTGGTGAAGCTAGCCCAACCGGCCCGGTTCGGTGCCTACGTGCAGCCCATCCCCATCTCCAAGAGCTGCCCTGTGGCAGGGACGAAGTGCCTGGTCTCTGGCTGGGGGAACATGCTGACATCTGGGG ttcAGTACGCGGATGTCCTACAATGTCTGAATGTGCCCATCCTCCCTGACTCTGCCTGCCGTGCCGCCTACCCCGGTGACATCACCAAGAACATGTTCTGTGCTGGCTACATAGAAGGGGGCAAGGACTCTTGCCAG GGAGACTCCGGTGGGCCAGTGGTCTATAAtggagagctgatgggggtggTGTCCTGGGGCATCGGGTGTGCCCAGAAGAACTACCCTGGCGTCTATGCCACAGTGTGTAACTACGTATCCTGGATTGAGGAGGTCATCGCCAACAAACTGACATGCGCAACTGTAGAGTACCTCTCCTGGCAGAGAGGCTGTGTTCAGACCTCCCATCCCGCTTTGCCTGCTGCCTGGATAAATGTGATTGAAACCTTCTCAGTAAAACAGGGGGGCTGCCGTGACACCAGGAAACCCAGTAGGGAAGACCCAAGATGCTTATGA